In one Flammeovirga yaeyamensis genomic region, the following are encoded:
- a CDS encoding glutaminase — protein MHRITNHKEIIDKIYEEIITGDNLGAPAGYIPELAKVDPNQFGVYFMSTENDTYGKGDWQTKFSIQSIMKVLSLSLAYQMLGDSIWKRVGVEPSGSAFNSLVRLETDNGIPRNPFINGGALVICDMLLSQLKNPLFDFLSFVREVSGSDKVYYNETVAQSEASVGYRNIALCNFIKSFGNIDNDPNEVLDFYFHMCSIEMDCQQLAHSFEFLMDGKFRTKNGSSVLNLSQSKRINAIMQTCGFYDESGEFAFKVGLPGKSGVGGGIVAVHPEKYCICVWSPNLNENGNSHRGMKFLERFTTETELSIF, from the coding sequence ATGCACAGAATTACTAACCATAAAGAGATTATCGATAAGATCTACGAAGAAATAATAACGGGAGACAACTTAGGAGCTCCTGCTGGATATATTCCCGAGTTGGCTAAAGTAGATCCCAACCAATTTGGGGTGTATTTTATGTCGACTGAAAATGATACTTATGGTAAAGGAGATTGGCAAACGAAGTTTTCTATTCAGAGTATTATGAAAGTACTTTCATTAAGCTTGGCTTATCAAATGTTGGGTGATTCTATTTGGAAAAGAGTGGGAGTGGAACCTTCGGGTAGTGCCTTCAATTCCTTAGTTCGATTAGAAACGGATAATGGCATTCCAAGAAATCCATTTATAAACGGTGGGGCCTTAGTAATTTGTGATATGCTTTTATCACAATTGAAGAACCCTCTTTTCGATTTTCTTTCATTCGTGCGTGAGGTAAGTGGGAGTGATAAAGTATATTACAATGAAACAGTAGCTCAATCGGAGGCTTCAGTAGGTTATCGAAATATTGCGCTTTGTAATTTTATCAAATCGTTCGGGAACATTGATAATGACCCCAACGAGGTACTCGATTTTTACTTTCATATGTGTTCCATCGAAATGGATTGTCAACAATTGGCTCACTCCTTCGAGTTTTTAATGGATGGGAAATTCAGAACCAAAAATGGTAGTTCAGTTTTGAATTTAAGTCAGTCTAAACGTATCAATGCCATTATGCAAACCTGTGGTTTTTATGATGAATCCGGAGAGTTTGCTTTCAAAGTAGGGTTGCCGGGCAAGTCGGGAGTAGGCGGAGGTATAGTGGCCGTTCACCCCGAAAAATATTGTATTTGTGTATGGAGTCCGAATCTAAACGAGAATGGAAATTCCCATAGAGGAATGAAGTTTCTAGAACGATTCACCACAGAAACGGAGCTTT